In Xylanibacter ruminicola 23, a single genomic region encodes these proteins:
- a CDS encoding glycosyl hydrolase, with translation MKQIISTIAFLVLALQAAAQDVVRLLQSAYADSGAVYRQSVYVPQKWDKCRVVLFLERPLGATAVKVNGVEAGSDTLVNYPHQLDITEQIVAGQRNTIEVSVAGHDAHGVMGNIELRSQPRRLYINKVRTHPRPFMGTVGIELALSGQSPDFGFYNVQTMIQREGVDTAKIFVDEREVRGSYMQYDALVMDDNRLWDEFHPNIFRLALGVGSDYQEYTFGMREAGVVDGKLYLNRHPVYLRGCVMDDYFPLWGRMPMDEATWMHIMQRLSDYGLNHVRFRGYCPPDAAFSAADKVGMYLQPEATSVADMNRLTDTYGHHPSLVLVTLGQDTYVYNDRVLTPVALNQCTIVGPDMMAYKQGIERVLLSGDSVHYLLTGICDRQNDFSGVLHGRWDDTDKAPLRQFTQFCRAIVPLTKLPQSVAATDTLRVPVYVYNAMYGNLQGVRTSYYLADESGKVLAGGLVANGDVPLDTLPQLGEVVLPLDSIQAQGKVTLMITVGSNAVRNQWDLNINE, from the coding sequence ATGAAACAGATTATATCTACCATAGCGTTCTTGGTGCTTGCTTTACAGGCCGCGGCGCAGGATGTGGTCAGGTTGCTCCAATCTGCGTATGCCGACAGTGGTGCCGTGTATCGTCAGAGTGTGTATGTACCGCAGAAGTGGGATAAGTGCCGGGTGGTGCTTTTCCTCGAACGTCCGTTAGGCGCTACTGCCGTTAAGGTTAACGGGGTAGAGGCAGGCAGTGATACCTTGGTTAATTATCCCCATCAGTTAGATATTACCGAACAGATTGTAGCTGGGCAGCGCAACACCATCGAGGTGAGCGTGGCTGGGCACGATGCCCATGGCGTAATGGGTAACATCGAACTGCGTTCGCAACCACGAAGGTTATATATTAATAAGGTGCGTACGCATCCTCGCCCCTTTATGGGTACGGTGGGTATCGAGCTCGCCTTAAGCGGGCAGTCGCCCGACTTTGGCTTCTACAATGTGCAGACGATGATTCAGCGCGAGGGCGTTGATACAGCTAAGATTTTTGTGGATGAGCGCGAGGTGCGTGGAAGCTACATGCAGTACGATGCGCTGGTGATGGACGATAATCGTCTGTGGGACGAGTTCCATCCTAATATCTTCCGTCTGGCCCTTGGCGTGGGTTCTGATTATCAGGAGTACACCTTTGGTATGCGCGAGGCGGGCGTGGTAGATGGTAAACTGTACCTGAACCGCCATCCTGTTTATCTGCGTGGCTGCGTGATGGATGATTATTTCCCCCTCTGGGGCCGCATGCCGATGGACGAGGCTACGTGGATGCATATCATGCAGCGCCTGAGCGACTACGGACTAAACCATGTGCGTTTTCGTGGTTACTGTCCGCCCGATGCTGCTTTTTCGGCGGCCGATAAGGTAGGCATGTATCTGCAACCCGAGGCTACCAGTGTGGCTGATATGAACCGATTGACCGATACTTATGGTCATCACCCGTCGTTGGTGCTGGTAACGCTGGGGCAGGATACCTATGTGTATAACGATCGTGTGCTTACCCCTGTTGCGCTTAATCAGTGTACCATTGTGGGGCCCGATATGATGGCCTACAAGCAGGGCATCGAGCGTGTGCTGCTTAGTGGCGATAGCGTACACTACCTGCTGACGGGTATCTGCGATCGCCAGAATGATTTCAGTGGTGTGCTGCATGGCCGTTGGGACGATACCGACAAAGCACCCCTGCGCCAGTTTACCCAGTTCTGTCGTGCCATCGTGCCTTTGACCAAATTGCCACAGTCGGTAGCTGCAACCGATACGTTGCGTGTGCCCGTTTATGTGTATAACGCTATGTATGGCAATCTGCAGGGTGTGCGTACCAGCTATTATCTGGCCGACGAGTCGGGCAAGGTGCTGGCTGGCGGATTGGTGGCTAATGGCGATGTGCCGCTCGATACCCTCCCGCAGCTGGGCGAGGTGGTGTTACCCCTCGATTCTATCCAGGCACAGGGCAAGGTAACTCTGATGATTACCGTGGGTAGCAACGCCGTTCGAAATCAATGGGATTTGAACATCAATGAATAA
- a CDS encoding START-like domain-containing protein: protein MGKQKIDIEYPLATTSPAIIWEQISSAHGLERWFADHVNEEDGVFTFTWGEPWTEQDVRQAHVVDAIKHDHIRLKWDYEDEEDDESYWEMSIQKSDLTHNLNLVITDFADDDDIDGLKILWESSLDRLHRASGL, encoded by the coding sequence ATGGGAAAGCAGAAAATAGACATCGAATATCCACTGGCCACAACTTCGCCAGCAATCATCTGGGAACAGATTAGTAGCGCTCACGGTTTGGAGCGCTGGTTTGCCGACCACGTGAACGAAGAGGATGGAGTTTTTACCTTTACCTGGGGAGAGCCTTGGACAGAACAGGATGTGCGACAGGCACACGTAGTTGACGCTATCAAGCACGACCACATCCGTTTAAAATGGGACTACGAGGACGAGGAAGACGACGAATCATACTGGGAAATGAGCATACAGAAGAGCGATCTGACCCACAACCTGAATCTGGTGATTACAGATTTTGCCGACGATGACGATATCGATGGACTGAAAATTCTGTGGGAGAGCAGCCTCGACCGTCTGCACCGTGCCAGCGGACTGTGA
- a CDS encoding LptF/LptG family permease, translating into MFRIKKLDIFIAKQFGLLFVGTFFICQFVLMMQFLWRYVDELIGKGLSLEVMAQFFWYMGLMLMPQAFPLAILLSSLIAFGNLGESSELTAIKAAGISLMQAFRSLIIISVLMAGISFYFQNVVGPRANQDFYRLLLGMKQKSPELEIPEGVFYDGIPGSNIYVQKKDLNTGMLYGIMIYRMTGSYEDQAIILADSGMMQSTAEKKHLLLTLYNGVWNENMRSQDLAGTADVPYRRETFVTKRIVLDFDNNFSMADINDIAGDARAKSLGKIMHDKDSLQEFNDSVGRSYYIDGKRFYFRTNEVSASDSVKISKLVAENNESLDSMFTKLNDGKKKSVLQTALNSAQSCATDLEMKGAYANSLHRYFRTHQIQAILKFTLALTCIIFFFIGAPLGAIIRKGGLGVPVIISVLVFIVYYILDSTGQKMARDDQWTVWYGMTISTVVLAPIACFFTYKANNDSVVFNIDMYKQVFMRILGLRTHRHIYRKEVIIEDPIYALDSYHLLQISEQIKQYSEEHKLLHLPNPIHVFFRPGDDQTIEKIVGQLEDVIDDLANTKDAQILGYLNHYPVVATHAHTRPFRRKWLNIISGLILPLGIFFYCRMCRFRLRLRKDLNRILETNQWVLERVAVYAAPAPKTMEDLENMPFIAELVRDSETRKHKD; encoded by the coding sequence ATGTTTCGAATCAAGAAGCTAGATATATTTATAGCCAAGCAATTCGGCTTACTGTTCGTAGGAACGTTCTTCATCTGCCAGTTTGTGCTGATGATGCAGTTCCTGTGGCGCTACGTCGATGAGCTGATTGGTAAAGGTCTTTCGCTTGAGGTGATGGCCCAGTTCTTCTGGTATATGGGCTTGATGCTGATGCCTCAGGCATTCCCCCTGGCCATACTGTTGTCGTCGCTCATTGCCTTTGGTAACTTAGGTGAGAGCTCGGAGCTTACAGCCATCAAGGCTGCAGGCATATCACTTATGCAGGCATTCCGCTCGCTCATCATCATATCGGTGCTGATGGCAGGCATATCGTTCTACTTCCAGAACGTGGTAGGTCCACGAGCCAATCAGGACTTCTACCGCTTGTTGCTGGGTATGAAGCAAAAGAGCCCTGAACTTGAAATCCCCGAGGGCGTGTTCTACGACGGTATCCCAGGCTCGAACATCTACGTACAGAAGAAAGACCTGAACACAGGTATGCTGTACGGCATTATGATTTACCGCATGACGGGCAGCTACGAGGATCAGGCCATCATCCTGGCCGACTCGGGTATGATGCAGAGTACAGCCGAAAAGAAGCACCTGCTGCTTACACTGTATAACGGCGTGTGGAACGAGAACATGCGCTCGCAGGACCTGGCAGGTACAGCCGATGTACCCTACCGCCGCGAGACTTTTGTTACCAAGCGCATTGTACTCGACTTTGACAACAACTTCAGCATGGCCGATATCAACGATATTGCCGGCGATGCGCGTGCAAAGAGCTTAGGAAAGATTATGCACGATAAGGATTCGCTGCAGGAGTTTAACGACAGCGTGGGCCGATCGTACTACATAGATGGTAAGCGGTTCTACTTCAGAACCAACGAGGTATCGGCCAGCGACTCTGTCAAGATATCAAAGCTGGTAGCCGAGAACAACGAATCGCTCGACTCGATGTTCACGAAGCTGAACGATGGCAAGAAAAAATCGGTTCTGCAGACAGCTCTCAACAGTGCACAGTCGTGTGCTACCGATCTGGAGATGAAGGGCGCTTATGCCAACAGTCTGCATCGCTATTTCCGTACGCACCAGATTCAGGCCATCCTTAAGTTCACGCTGGCACTCACCTGTATCATCTTCTTCTTTATCGGAGCTCCATTGGGTGCTATCATCCGCAAAGGTGGATTGGGCGTACCAGTTATTATTTCGGTATTGGTATTCATTGTGTACTACATTCTGGACAGTACCGGACAGAAGATGGCACGCGACGACCAGTGGACCGTGTGGTACGGTATGACGATATCAACCGTGGTACTGGCCCCTATCGCCTGCTTCTTTACCTACAAGGCTAACAACGACTCGGTGGTATTCAACATCGATATGTACAAGCAGGTGTTTATGCGCATTCTGGGATTGCGCACCCATCGCCACATCTATCGCAAGGAGGTGATTATCGAGGATCCTATCTACGCACTCGACTCGTACCACCTGCTGCAGATCAGCGAGCAGATCAAGCAGTACAGCGAGGAGCACAAGCTGCTGCATCTGCCTAACCCCATCCACGTATTCTTCCGTCCTGGCGACGACCAGACCATCGAGAAGATTGTGGGTCAGCTGGAAGATGTTATCGACGACTTGGCCAACACCAAGGACGCACAGATACTGGGCTACCTGAACCACTACCCCGTAGTGGCCACCCATGCCCACACCCGTCCGTTCCGCCGCAAGTGGCTCAACATTATTTCGGGTTTGATTCTGCCATTAGGCATATTCTTCTACTGTCGCATGTGCCGTTTCCGCCTGCGTTTGCGCAAGGATCTGAACCGCATTCTCGAAACCAACCAGTGGGTACTTGAGCGCGTGGCCGTATATGCGGCACCCGCCCCCAAAACCATGGAAGATTTGGAGAACATGCCATTTATAGCCGAACTGGTGCGTGATTCTGAGACAAGAAAACATAAGGATTAA
- a CDS encoding bifunctional 3,4-dihydroxy-2-butanone-4-phosphate synthase/GTP cyclohydrolase II, whose amino-acid sequence MEEMKLNSIEEAVKDFEQGEFVIVVDDEDRENEGDLIIAAEKITAEKVNFMLKHARGVLCAPITIERCKELDLPHQVQDNTSVLGTPFTVTVDKLEGCTTGVSAHDRAETIKALADPTSKAETFGRPGHVNPLYAQDNGVLRRSGHTEAAIDLCRMAGLYPAGALMEIMNEDGTMARMPELMAFAKEWNLKIISIKDMIAYRLKKESLIEVGEEVDMPTDYGHFRLIPFRQKSNGLEHMALIKGEWKEDEPILVRVHSSCMTGDILGSKRCDCGEQLHKAMQAIEKEGKGVVIYMQQEGRGIGLMNKIAAYKLQEEGLDTVDANVHLGFKPDERDYGCGAQMLRHIGVHKMRLLTNNPVKRVGLEAYGLEIIENVPIEVTPNQYNLRYLETKKNRMGHTLHLK is encoded by the coding sequence ATGGAAGAGATGAAGTTGAACAGCATAGAAGAGGCCGTAAAGGACTTCGAGCAGGGTGAGTTCGTAATTGTAGTGGATGATGAAGACCGCGAGAACGAGGGCGACCTGATTATCGCTGCCGAGAAGATTACAGCAGAGAAAGTGAACTTCATGTTGAAACATGCACGTGGTGTGCTCTGCGCTCCCATCACCATTGAGCGATGCAAGGAGCTCGACCTGCCACATCAGGTGCAGGACAACACCTCGGTTCTGGGTACACCCTTTACCGTTACAGTCGACAAACTGGAGGGTTGCACCACAGGTGTAAGTGCCCACGACCGTGCCGAAACCATCAAGGCACTGGCCGACCCAACATCAAAAGCCGAGACATTCGGACGCCCAGGACATGTAAATCCTCTTTACGCCCAGGACAACGGTGTGCTGCGTCGTAGTGGACATACCGAAGCCGCCATCGATCTGTGTCGTATGGCAGGACTCTATCCTGCAGGTGCACTGATGGAGATTATGAACGAGGATGGTACCATGGCCCGTATGCCCGAGCTCATGGCCTTTGCCAAGGAGTGGAATCTGAAGATTATCAGCATTAAAGATATGATTGCCTACCGACTGAAGAAGGAATCGCTGATTGAGGTGGGCGAAGAGGTGGACATGCCAACCGACTACGGTCACTTCCGCCTGATCCCCTTCCGTCAGAAGAGCAACGGTCTGGAGCACATGGCGCTGATTAAGGGCGAATGGAAGGAGGACGAGCCCATCCTGGTACGCGTACACTCATCGTGTATGACTGGCGACATCCTGGGCAGCAAGCGCTGCGACTGTGGTGAGCAGCTGCACAAGGCCATGCAGGCCATCGAGAAAGAGGGCAAGGGCGTGGTGATCTACATGCAGCAGGAAGGTCGTGGTATCGGCTTGATGAACAAGATTGCCGCCTACAAGCTTCAGGAAGAGGGACTGGACACCGTGGATGCCAACGTGCACTTAGGCTTTAAGCCCGACGAGCGCGACTATGGTTGCGGTGCCCAGATGCTGCGCCACATCGGTGTGCACAAGATGCGCCTGCTTACCAACAACCCCGTGAAACGCGTGGGATTGGAGGCATACGGCCTTGAGATTATCGAGAACGTACCCATCGAGGTTACCCCCAACCAGTACAATCTGCGTTATCTGGAGACCAAGAAGAACCGTATGGGACATACGCTCCACCTGAAATAA
- a CDS encoding pyridoxal phosphate-dependent aminotransferase has translation MAQLSNRLQRLAPSATLAMSQKSSEMKAQGIDVINMSVGEPDFNTPDAIKEAAKKAIDDNFSRYSPVPGYPDLRKAIVAKLKNENQLDYTVNEILVSNGAKQSVCNAVMALVNDGEEVIIPTPYWVSYPQMVLLAGGTPKFVEAGFDQNFKMTPEQLEAAITPKTRMIILCSPSNPTGSVYSKAELKALADVILKHDDLFVLADEIYEHINYIGKHESIAQFPGMKERAIIVNGVSKAYAMTGWRIGYIAAPEWIVKGCNKLQGQYTSGPCSVSQKAAEFAYVADQQCVEDMRQAFERRRNLIVKLAKDIPGLEVNVPEGAFYLFPKCSSFFGKSDGETTINNSTDFAMYLLEKGHVATVGGDAFGDPECFRMSYALSDENIVEAMKRIKEVVAKLK, from the coding sequence ATGGCACAATTATCTAATCGTCTGCAGCGTCTGGCTCCATCGGCCACGCTGGCAATGTCTCAGAAAAGCTCCGAAATGAAGGCGCAAGGTATCGATGTTATTAACATGAGTGTTGGAGAACCCGACTTCAATACCCCCGACGCTATTAAGGAAGCTGCTAAGAAGGCAATAGACGACAATTTTTCACGTTACTCACCAGTACCAGGTTATCCCGATCTGCGCAAGGCCATCGTAGCTAAGCTCAAGAACGAGAACCAGCTCGACTATACTGTAAATGAGATTCTGGTAAGCAACGGTGCCAAACAGAGCGTGTGCAACGCCGTAATGGCTCTGGTTAACGACGGCGAAGAGGTGATCATCCCCACCCCATACTGGGTAAGCTATCCCCAGATGGTACTGCTGGCTGGTGGTACACCAAAGTTCGTAGAGGCCGGTTTCGACCAGAACTTCAAGATGACTCCCGAGCAGCTCGAGGCAGCCATCACCCCCAAAACACGCATGATTATCCTCTGCTCGCCCAGCAACCCTACGGGCAGCGTGTACAGCAAGGCTGAACTGAAGGCGCTGGCAGATGTAATCCTGAAGCACGACGACCTGTTTGTGCTGGCAGATGAGATCTACGAGCACATCAACTATATCGGCAAGCACGAGAGTATCGCCCAGTTCCCTGGCATGAAGGAGCGCGCCATCATCGTAAACGGTGTATCAAAGGCGTATGCTATGACAGGATGGCGTATTGGCTACATTGCCGCCCCAGAGTGGATTGTAAAGGGCTGTAACAAGCTGCAGGGCCAGTATACCAGTGGTCCATGCTCAGTAAGCCAGAAGGCCGCTGAGTTTGCTTACGTAGCCGATCAGCAGTGCGTAGAGGATATGCGCCAGGCATTTGAGCGCCGCCGTAACCTCATTGTCAAGCTGGCTAAGGACATCCCCGGACTGGAGGTAAACGTGCCCGAGGGCGCCTTCTATCTGTTCCCCAAGTGCAGCAGTTTCTTTGGCAAGAGCGATGGTGAGACAACCATCAATAACTCTACCGATTTTGCTATGTATTTGTTGGAAAAAGGTCACGTAGCAACCGTTGGTGGTGATGCGTTTGGCGACCCTGAATGCTTCAGAATGAGCTATGCTTTGAGCGATGAAAACATCGTAGAAGCAATGAAGCGCATCAAAGAAGTGGTAGCAAAACTAAAATAA
- a CDS encoding MotA/TolQ/ExbB proton channel family protein, with amino-acid sequence MATTTKAAAPAKKNSGFGGIKAAWIILVICALAGYGVWYFVMGNPDNFVGGDRSGHPANLLGTVYKGGFVVGLILTLLFTVICLGIERFFAIKTASGKINLAKFTAQVKELIKAQKFDEADKLCDKMQGSVSNVVKASIAAYKDVEGNDTLKKAAKVAKIQQAHEEATQLEMPTLQMNLPMVATIVSLGTLTALFGTVLGMIGSFQALSAGGGADSMALSAGISEALVNTASGILTSWVATVVYNFFSNKIDKLTYALDEIGYTIAATYDSNHNEA; translated from the coding sequence ATGGCAACAACAACAAAGGCTGCAGCCCCAGCCAAAAAGAATTCGGGCTTTGGTGGTATTAAGGCAGCATGGATTATCCTGGTAATTTGTGCATTAGCTGGTTATGGTGTATGGTACTTCGTAATGGGTAACCCCGACAACTTCGTTGGTGGCGATCGCAGCGGTCATCCTGCAAACCTGCTGGGTACTGTTTATAAGGGAGGTTTCGTAGTAGGTCTGATCCTGACTCTTCTCTTCACCGTTATCTGCCTGGGTATTGAGCGTTTCTTCGCTATCAAGACCGCTTCTGGTAAGATCAACCTCGCTAAGTTCACTGCACAGGTTAAGGAGCTCATCAAGGCTCAGAAGTTCGACGAGGCTGACAAGCTTTGCGACAAGATGCAGGGTTCTGTATCTAACGTAGTTAAGGCTTCTATCGCCGCTTATAAGGACGTTGAGGGTAACGACACTCTGAAGAAGGCTGCTAAGGTTGCTAAGATCCAGCAGGCTCACGAGGAGGCTACTCAGCTTGAGATGCCTACTCTGCAGATGAACCTCCCAATGGTTGCTACCATCGTATCTCTGGGTACTCTGACCGCTCTGTTCGGTACCGTACTTGGTATGATCGGTTCGTTCCAGGCTCTGTCTGCTGGTGGTGGTGCTGACTCTATGGCTCTGTCTGCAGGTATTTCTGAGGCTCTGGTTAACACAGCTTCTGGTATCTTGACATCATGGGTAGCTACCGTAGTTTACAACTTCTTCTCAAACAAGATCGACAAGCTGACATACGCTCTCGATGAGATTGGTTACACAATCGCCGCTACATACGATTCTAACCACAACGAGGCTTAA
- a CDS encoding ExbD/TolR family protein yields the protein MAKIKIQKKDIWIDMTPMSDVMTLLLCFFMLTSTFLTPEPVQVTAPNSVSEVKIPEQDVLNILVTPEGRIFCGTENKNNMQAMLETMTDKFGIQLNANQIKHFREDAMVGAPMAQLGNYLNLDTEKMGEAIQKLGLPLDSINGGKSEFQEWVTAAREANPDIKLAIKCDSKTPYASIKKLMSELQDMSENRFQLITNLDVKRLND from the coding sequence ATGGCAAAAATTAAGATACAGAAAAAAGACATCTGGATTGACATGACGCCAATGTCAGACGTGATGACGCTGCTTCTGTGTTTCTTTATGTTGACTTCAACATTCTTGACACCAGAACCAGTTCAAGTCACAGCGCCTAATTCTGTGTCTGAGGTTAAGATACCAGAGCAGGACGTGCTCAACATTCTGGTAACTCCAGAGGGACGCATCTTCTGTGGTACCGAAAACAAGAACAACATGCAGGCCATGTTGGAGACCATGACAGACAAGTTTGGTATCCAGCTGAACGCCAACCAGATCAAGCACTTCCGCGAGGATGCTATGGTTGGAGCTCCAATGGCTCAGCTTGGTAACTATCTGAACCTCGATACAGAAAAGATGGGTGAGGCAATCCAGAAGCTCGGTCTGCCGCTTGATAGTATCAACGGTGGTAAGAGCGAGTTCCAGGAGTGGGTTACAGCAGCCCGCGAGGCTAACCCCGACATCAAACTCGCCATCAAGTGCGATTCTAAGACTCCTTATGCTTCAATTAAGAAGTTGATGTCAGAGCTCCAGGATATGAGCGAGAACCGTTTCCAGCTGATCACGAATCTCGATGTTAAACGTTTAAACGACTAG
- a CDS encoding ExbD/TolR family protein — translation MAKKNLSKQKKMDTRVNFTPMVDMMMLLITFFMLCTTLAKPQAMQLTMPSNDDTKQMNEEDKQVTKASHTITLYLGANDKVWYVAGLPNYDDPSCVKPTSYGKDGIEKVLNEHTTEEGVNPVAKIKMAKKELDAKKNEYNSKMTDEQYQEALKKLKKGELPSGEKVPTMTVIIRPLNSATYENMVAALDEMLISNIDKYVIDNVDKMSDDDKALIEKAGVK, via the coding sequence ATGGCAAAAAAGAATCTATCAAAGCAGAAAAAGATGGATACCCGCGTGAACTTCACGCCAATGGTAGACATGATGATGCTTCTTATCACCTTCTTCATGCTGTGTACTACACTGGCTAAGCCGCAGGCTATGCAGCTTACCATGCCGTCAAACGACGACACCAAGCAGATGAACGAAGAGGATAAGCAGGTAACAAAGGCTTCTCACACTATCACACTCTATCTGGGTGCTAACGATAAGGTTTGGTATGTAGCTGGTCTGCCCAACTACGACGATCCTTCATGCGTAAAGCCAACCAGCTATGGTAAGGATGGTATCGAGAAAGTTCTTAACGAGCACACTACTGAAGAGGGTGTTAACCCCGTAGCCAAGATTAAGATGGCTAAGAAGGAGCTCGATGCTAAGAAGAATGAGTATAACTCAAAGATGACCGACGAGCAGTATCAGGAGGCTCTGAAGAAGCTGAAGAAGGGTGAACTGCCCTCAGGCGAGAAGGTGCCTACTATGACCGTCATCATCCGTCCTCTCAACTCAGCTACCTATGAAAATATGGTTGCTGCGCTCGACGAGATGCTCATTAGCAATATTGATAAGTATGTGATTGACAATGTCGACAAGATGAGTGACGACGATAAGGCTCTCATCGAGAAGGCAGGCGTCAAGTAA
- a CDS encoding energy transducer TonB yields the protein MAKIDLIDNSWVDLVFEGKNQAYGAYQLRKSTGTRNLKALITMFVGFAIIAAIVIAKVSIDNYMASRNAAIETDVELASLAEKKEAKVERKDEPEVEKIEVEKVKSSVAFTVPEIKKDSEVKEDQEMKSQEELQETNTAIGAFDVKGDDDAAGEVLKVKETIAEPEPPKVEETKVFDVVEEMPQFPGGSSALFEYLSKNIKYPVVAEENGVQGRVVVTFVVERDGSITDVKVVKSVDPSLDKEAQRVVKSMPHWIPGKQNGSAVRVKYTVPVTFRLQ from the coding sequence ATGGCAAAAATAGATCTTATTGACAACAGCTGGGTCGACCTCGTATTCGAAGGTAAGAACCAGGCATACGGAGCTTATCAATTGCGCAAGAGCACAGGTACACGTAACCTGAAGGCACTGATCACAATGTTCGTTGGTTTTGCTATCATCGCAGCCATCGTCATCGCTAAGGTGTCTATCGATAATTACATGGCCTCTCGTAACGCTGCTATCGAAACCGACGTAGAGCTCGCCAGTCTGGCTGAGAAGAAGGAGGCTAAGGTAGAGCGCAAAGATGAGCCCGAAGTTGAGAAAATTGAGGTAGAGAAGGTAAAGAGCTCAGTAGCCTTCACCGTTCCTGAGATTAAGAAAGACTCTGAGGTTAAGGAAGACCAGGAGATGAAGTCACAGGAAGAACTTCAGGAAACTAACACTGCAATCGGTGCATTCGATGTAAAGGGTGACGACGATGCAGCTGGTGAGGTACTGAAGGTTAAGGAAACTATCGCAGAACCCGAGCCACCAAAGGTTGAAGAGACCAAGGTATTCGACGTGGTAGAGGAGATGCCTCAGTTCCCTGGTGGTAGCTCAGCTCTGTTCGAGTATCTGTCTAAGAATATCAAGTATCCAGTAGTAGCCGAGGAGAACGGTGTACAGGGTCGTGTAGTTGTAACCTTCGTTGTAGAGCGTGATGGTTCTATCACCGACGTTAAGGTTGTAAAGAGCGTTGACCCATCACTCGACAAGGAGGCACAGCGCGTTGTTAAGTCAATGCCACACTGGATTCCTGGTAAGCAGAACGGTAGCGCAGTACGTGTAAAGTACACCGTACCTGTAACATTCCGCCTGCAGTAA
- a CDS encoding PstS family phosphate ABC transporter substrate-binding protein, with amino-acid sequence MNAFNKIYHLVGLTLILGLFPGCGNKPNPEKEQAYQKAASILTADESFFPIIDEELYYFTNQTLDSITPVYINEQDAVKKLMKQETWLAFTTRDFTKKERQDLIAQKFLPRAIPIAYDGLAIIVNNSNPDSCITIKDFARILKGEITKWDEIYPQNKLGVIDVVFDNPLSSTVRWCVDSILGGKQFKAPNIGAAKTSAAVIDYVENHPNSLGIIGSNWLNDKRDTTNVTFKKNITVMGVSKLDSATKHNSWKPYQYYLYNGNYPLRRTIYALLNDTRNGVPSSFTHFVQLPKGQKIILRYGLLPRIANMNIRDVIVNNK; translated from the coding sequence ATGAACGCATTCAACAAAATATATCATTTAGTTGGATTAACACTGATATTAGGCTTGTTCCCTGGATGTGGGAACAAGCCTAATCCTGAAAAGGAGCAAGCATATCAGAAGGCTGCCAGCATACTGACGGCCGACGAAAGTTTCTTCCCCATCATCGATGAGGAACTATATTATTTTACCAATCAGACCCTCGACTCTATCACACCCGTTTACATCAACGAGCAGGATGCAGTTAAGAAGCTGATGAAACAGGAAACATGGTTGGCATTCACCACACGCGACTTTACAAAGAAAGAGCGCCAGGACCTGATTGCCCAGAAGTTCCTGCCAAGAGCCATCCCCATCGCTTACGACGGACTGGCCATTATCGTAAACAACTCAAACCCCGACTCGTGCATTACCATCAAGGATTTTGCACGTATCCTGAAGGGCGAGATTACCAAGTGGGACGAGATTTACCCACAGAACAAGCTGGGAGTCATCGACGTGGTATTCGACAATCCACTCTCGAGCACCGTTCGCTGGTGTGTTGACTCTATCCTTGGTGGCAAACAGTTTAAGGCTCCAAACATTGGAGCTGCCAAAACAAGTGCTGCCGTTATCGACTATGTTGAGAACCACCCCAACTCACTGGGTATCATCGGTTCGAACTGGCTGAACGACAAGCGCGACACCACCAACGTTACCTTTAAGAAGAATATAACAGTGATGGGCGTTTCAAAGCTCGACTCAGCAACGAAGCATAACAGCTGGAAGCCCTATCAGTACTATTTATATAATGGCAACTATCCCCTGCGCCGCACTATCTACGCCCTGCTGAACGATACCCGCAACGGTGTACCAAGCAGCTTTACACACTTTGTGCAGCTACCCAAGGGACAAAAGATTATTCTTCGCTACGGATTACTGCCACGCATAGCCAATATGAACATTAGAGATGTAATTGTAAACAATAAATAA